Proteins from a single region of Chloroherpeton thalassium ATCC 35110:
- a CDS encoding FAD:protein FMN transferase, protein MYEQEKILMGTLFKIKAYYNTKDFSRAQLDSIAALSFAEVDRLEQDMSEWKPESPISMAATFSGEKPVKITPEIREVVDMALAISERTSGAFDISFKPLGQLWNVKQRTVPPTKAEIDSAAKLVNFKNIVLQPDSLTLFLKQKGMRIGLGGIAKGYAAKKAGEVLENAGIENYILNAGGDLYFSGSKNGTLWTSGIKDPDGESAPVMTFEIRKKLGIATSGDYENFFMYQGEKYHHIIDLRTGFPAKGLKSVTVFSEDPTLADAYATAFFILGYKPALQIVKQLPGLAFVMIDTENQILKSPNVAEFISEFE, encoded by the coding sequence ATGTATGAGCAAGAAAAAATTTTGATGGGAACGCTCTTCAAAATCAAAGCTTATTACAACACGAAGGATTTTTCACGTGCGCAATTGGATTCCATCGCAGCGCTTTCTTTTGCCGAAGTCGATCGGCTGGAGCAAGATATGAGCGAATGGAAACCTGAGAGCCCGATTTCTATGGCAGCGACATTTTCCGGAGAAAAGCCGGTGAAAATCACACCGGAAATTCGGGAGGTTGTTGACATGGCGTTGGCGATTTCCGAAAGAACGAGCGGCGCGTTTGACATTAGCTTCAAGCCGCTTGGCCAACTTTGGAATGTGAAGCAGCGAACCGTTCCACCGACAAAAGCCGAAATCGATAGCGCGGCAAAGCTCGTGAATTTCAAAAATATTGTATTGCAACCCGATAGCTTGACGCTTTTTTTGAAGCAAAAAGGAATGCGTATCGGTTTGGGCGGCATCGCCAAAGGCTACGCAGCGAAAAAAGCGGGTGAAGTGCTTGAAAACGCGGGCATCGAAAATTACATCCTAAATGCAGGTGGCGATTTGTACTTTTCCGGCTCAAAAAACGGCACGCTTTGGACTTCCGGTATTAAAGATCCAGATGGAGAATCAGCGCCCGTAATGACGTTCGAAATTCGCAAAAAATTGGGCATTGCAACAAGCGGCGATTATGAGAATTTCTTCATGTATCAGGGGGAAAAATACCATCACATTATTGATTTAAGAACCGGATTTCCGGCGAAAGGATTGAAAAGTGTAACGGTGTTTTCCGAAGACCCAACGCTGGCGGATGCCTATGCCACCGCATTTTTTATTCTTGGTTATAAGCCGGCTTTGCAAATCGTGAAGCAATTGCCAGGCCTTGCTTTTGTGATGATTGACACTGAAAATCAGATTCTAAAAAGTCCAAATGTGGCTGAGTTTATTTCGGAGTTTGAGTAA
- a CDS encoding DUF4835 family protein → MKFSIGKGIAVSLFFLLISAPLFAQELQCEVKVDLVRLPSDARLRLGNFVQVVESYLNNYRWTNEDFTDEDRISCNMEFIFTSADVSASPPEYTAQVFIGSSRPVYNSLRKTIILKYLDQNMTFTYDERQGMLQHNELVFQPLPSFLSFYAMMILGYDFDSFSVLGGTSLFERASKITRQVGESSFSKGWNIGDAGGQNRSAIVNEMLDPRFEPIRKAFFDYHYNGLDEIYRDKKMVAQTLKQVIQVFAEIDSRYQQSLIISRFFGTKYSEIAELLKNVDEADKKDLFQALIAVDPSHKQAYDSIFSQSKTK, encoded by the coding sequence ATGAAATTTTCAATTGGCAAAGGCATCGCGGTTTCTTTATTCTTCTTGTTGATTAGCGCGCCGCTGTTCGCGCAGGAATTGCAATGCGAGGTGAAGGTTGATCTGGTGCGCTTGCCTTCCGATGCGCGGCTTCGTTTGGGAAACTTTGTGCAGGTGGTGGAATCCTACCTAAATAATTATCGCTGGACAAACGAAGACTTTACCGATGAAGATCGCATTTCGTGCAACATGGAATTTATTTTTACCTCAGCCGATGTGAGCGCGTCGCCGCCGGAATATACGGCGCAAGTTTTTATTGGCAGTTCCCGACCGGTTTATAATTCCCTGCGCAAAACGATTATTCTCAAATATTTAGACCAGAACATGACCTTTACTTATGACGAGCGGCAAGGCATGTTGCAGCACAACGAGTTGGTTTTTCAGCCATTGCCAAGCTTTCTGAGCTTTTATGCGATGATGATTTTGGGCTACGATTTTGATTCCTTTAGCGTTTTGGGCGGAACAAGCCTATTTGAGCGTGCTTCAAAAATCACCCGGCAAGTTGGCGAAAGCAGTTTTTCTAAAGGATGGAATATTGGCGATGCCGGCGGACAAAATCGCTCGGCTATCGTCAATGAAATGTTGGATCCGCGATTTGAACCGATTCGCAAAGCTTTTTTTGATTACCACTACAATGGCTTGGATGAGATTTATCGCGACAAGAAAATGGTGGCGCAAACCTTAAAACAAGTGATTCAAGTTTTTGCGGAAATTGATTCGAGATATCAGCAAAGCCTCATTATCTCGCGCTTTTTTGGTACAAAGTATTCTGAAATTGCCGAGTTGCTCAAAAATGTGGACGAAGCAGATAAAAAGGATCTCTTTCAAGCATTAATTGCGGTTGACCCTTCGCATAAACAAGCCTACGATAGTATTTTTAGCCAAAGTAAAACGAAATAA
- the rsxE gene encoding electron transport complex subunit RsxE yields the protein MNEAFNVFWRGILKENPVLKMLLGLCPVLAVTTTAINGLGMGLATLFVLLGSNIAVSLFSKIIPSTVRIPAYIVIIATFVTIVDLLIKAYSPELNQSLGLFIPLIVVNCIILGRAEAFASRNGVVHSILDAFGMGLGFTFALLLLATVREVLGAGTLFNIPLAGDEPTPLLVFALPPGAFAGLGLIIAGMNALEKRKAA from the coding sequence ATGAACGAAGCTTTCAACGTCTTTTGGAGAGGCATTTTAAAAGAAAATCCTGTCTTGAAAATGCTTCTCGGGTTGTGTCCTGTCTTAGCGGTCACAACCACAGCCATCAACGGATTGGGAATGGGACTGGCTACTTTGTTTGTCCTTTTGGGATCAAATATTGCAGTTTCGCTTTTCTCGAAAATTATTCCAAGCACTGTTCGCATTCCGGCCTACATTGTCATTATTGCGACGTTTGTAACCATCGTCGATTTACTCATCAAAGCTTACTCGCCTGAGCTCAATCAATCACTGGGACTTTTCATTCCGCTGATTGTGGTCAACTGCATCATTTTGGGACGCGCGGAAGCCTTTGCCAGTCGCAATGGCGTGGTGCATTCTATTTTGGATGCGTTTGGCATGGGGCTGGGTTTTACCTTCGCGCTGCTGCTTTTAGCAACGGTTCGCGAAGTGCTCGGTGCGGGCACGCTGTTTAATATTCCATTGGCAGGTGATGAACCAACACCGCTGCTTGTTTTTGCGTTGCCTCCCGGTGCGTTTGCGGGCTTAGGGCTCATCATTGCAGGGATGAACGCATTAGAGAAAAGAAAGGCGGCTTAA
- a CDS encoding ABC transporter ATP-binding protein: MKTVLEVSGLTKIYQSGERHLKVLDAINFSLQQADTCAIVGPSGSGKTTLMGICAGLDKPTSGNVLLNGINLGSLTEDGRAKVRNEYVGFVFQNFQLIPTLTALENVLIPLELRGEKVRHEEAIALLEKVSLKDRMNHYPVQLSGGEQQRVALARAFINRPMILFADEPTGNLDTETSKAVEALLFALNKEAGTTLVLVTHDMELAEKTGRIMKIKGGKMVFDSAKAAQQIGLENVNH; encoded by the coding sequence ATGAAAACCGTTCTGGAAGTAAGTGGCTTAACGAAGATTTATCAAAGTGGCGAGAGGCATTTGAAGGTGTTGGACGCGATTAATTTTTCCTTACAACAAGCCGATACATGCGCAATTGTGGGGCCATCGGGCAGTGGAAAAACCACACTGATGGGAATTTGCGCCGGTTTAGATAAGCCGACTTCGGGCAACGTGCTTTTGAATGGAATTAATTTGGGCAGTTTAACTGAGGATGGACGCGCCAAAGTGCGCAATGAATATGTGGGATTTGTTTTTCAAAATTTTCAACTTATTCCTACCCTAACCGCGTTAGAAAACGTCTTAATTCCTTTGGAACTCAGGGGCGAAAAAGTTAGGCATGAAGAAGCGATCGCACTTTTGGAAAAAGTGAGCTTGAAAGATCGCATGAATCATTATCCTGTGCAGCTTTCGGGCGGCGAGCAGCAGCGCGTGGCTTTGGCGCGAGCGTTCATCAATCGCCCGATGATTCTTTTCGCAGATGAACCCACGGGAAATTTGGATACTGAAACCAGCAAAGCCGTTGAAGCCTTGCTTTTTGCACTCAATAAAGAAGCGGGAACTACGCTCGTGCTTGTCACTCACGATATGGAACTGGCCGAGAAAACCGGTCGCATTATGAAAATCAAGGGTGGCAAAATGGTTTTTGACAGCGCAAAAGCAGCTCAGCAAATCGGGCTCGAAAATGTGAATCACTAA
- a CDS encoding replication-associated recombination protein A, with protein sequence MSDLFEEIEQSSKPTPIEPLAERMRPKTLDEVIGQPHLTDSHSPFRQFLSSGDFPSMILWGPPGVGKTTLALLLSRNSGYEYMQISAIDSGVKEVRSVITQALQNHKRGKKTSLFIDEIHRFNKAQQDALLGAVEKGTLKLIGATTENPSFEVIPALLSRSVVYLLKPLENEDIRRVVNQALESDEILMQKTIQIEAWDFLFRLASGDARRALNTLEIAINAAEKSKKQPVLITESLLEKTLQQQALRYDKKGDSHYDVISAFIKSLRGSDPDAALFWLAKMLDAGEDPKFIARRMIIFASEDIGNADTYALTLAVSVFRAVEIIGMPEARINLAQGVTYLASCKKSNASYLGIEKALDAVKKVPNASVPLHLRNAPTQLMKNSGFGKEYKYPHDFQGHFVPENYFPENLAEKSFYKPTEQGIEKRLKEHLQTLWKNRF encoded by the coding sequence ATGAGCGATTTATTTGAAGAAATCGAGCAGTCATCGAAGCCCACGCCGATTGAGCCGCTTGCCGAACGCATGCGCCCAAAAACGCTCGACGAAGTGATTGGCCAACCGCATTTAACCGATTCGCACAGCCCTTTTAGGCAATTTCTCTCTTCCGGTGATTTTCCTTCGATGATTCTTTGGGGCCCGCCAGGCGTTGGAAAAACAACGCTCGCGCTGTTGCTTTCGCGAAATAGCGGCTATGAATACATGCAAATTTCCGCTATCGATTCAGGCGTGAAAGAAGTTCGTTCCGTGATCACCCAAGCGCTGCAGAATCATAAAAGAGGCAAGAAAACCTCGCTCTTTATCGATGAAATTCATCGATTCAACAAAGCACAACAAGATGCACTGCTAGGTGCGGTGGAAAAAGGAACGCTGAAGCTTATCGGCGCAACTACGGAAAATCCATCTTTCGAGGTTATTCCTGCGCTGCTGAGCCGCTCTGTTGTCTATCTTCTCAAGCCGTTAGAAAATGAGGACATTCGCCGCGTGGTGAATCAAGCGCTTGAAAGCGATGAGATTTTGATGCAAAAAACAATTCAAATCGAGGCGTGGGATTTTCTTTTTCGGCTTGCTTCCGGCGACGCCCGTCGAGCGCTAAACACCCTTGAAATCGCGATAAACGCTGCGGAGAAATCCAAAAAACAACCCGTTCTTATCACAGAGTCGCTTCTGGAAAAAACGCTTCAGCAGCAAGCGCTCCGCTACGACAAAAAAGGCGATTCGCACTATGATGTCATTTCTGCCTTTATCAAGTCTCTGCGCGGCTCTGATCCTGACGCCGCTCTTTTTTGGCTTGCCAAAATGCTGGATGCCGGCGAAGATCCGAAGTTTATTGCTCGACGCATGATCATTTTTGCAAGCGAAGACATCGGCAACGCCGATACTTACGCGCTCACACTTGCGGTTTCCGTATTTCGGGCAGTTGAAATCATTGGGATGCCGGAAGCTCGGATCAACTTGGCGCAGGGCGTCACTTACCTTGCGTCTTGCAAAAAATCCAATGCGTCTTATTTGGGAATTGAGAAGGCGCTTGACGCGGTCAAAAAAGTGCCAAATGCCAGCGTGCCGTTGCATCTACGCAACGCGCCAACACAGCTTATGAAAAACAGCGGATTTGGGAAAGAATACAAATACCCACACGATTTTCAGGGACACTTTGTACCGGAGAACTACTTTCCCGAGAATTTGGCGGAGAAAAGTTTTTATAAACCAACTGAGCAAGGAATAGAAAAGCGCCTGAAGGAACACCTCCAGACGCTTTGGAAAAATCGATTTTAA
- a CDS encoding Fe-S cluster domain-containing protein, whose protein sequence is MFSTILIPVVSLGSVAFALGVIILFISKKFYVEEDPLVGVVNSLLPGVNCGACGYPGCNQFAEELVRTKDSSMVCPPGGQDTAEEIGTTLNIKMAEVKPVVCVSLCQGGNGVAKPTAEYVGIQDCWAAIQAFVGPKQCKYSCMGLGSCIAYCDFGAMSLENGLIKIDDERCTGCGACIPACPTGVLTLQPKRENRYFIACNSQDKGNIAKKMCEAACIACQKCVKVCEEDAIIIENNLAKIIQEKCTECGKCVEVCPVNVNCIILKHDQGGLPAYKNAASAPAKVSEEAESLRKAS, encoded by the coding sequence ATGTTCAGCACAATTTTGATTCCAGTGGTTAGCTTAGGTTCGGTAGCGTTTGCCTTAGGGGTTATTATTCTTTTTATTTCTAAAAAGTTTTATGTGGAAGAAGATCCGCTGGTTGGCGTGGTCAATAGTCTTTTACCCGGCGTGAATTGCGGTGCATGCGGCTATCCGGGTTGCAATCAGTTTGCGGAAGAGTTGGTTCGTACAAAAGATTCCAGCATGGTTTGTCCTCCGGGCGGTCAAGATACGGCAGAGGAGATCGGTACGACGTTGAACATCAAAATGGCTGAAGTGAAGCCTGTGGTTTGTGTCTCGCTGTGCCAAGGTGGCAATGGCGTGGCAAAGCCAACTGCCGAATATGTCGGTATTCAAGATTGTTGGGCGGCAATTCAAGCTTTTGTTGGCCCTAAGCAATGCAAATATTCATGTATGGGCTTGGGTTCTTGCATTGCTTATTGCGACTTTGGCGCGATGAGCCTTGAAAATGGATTAATTAAGATCGATGATGAACGATGCACCGGTTGTGGCGCTTGCATCCCAGCTTGTCCAACGGGCGTTTTAACCTTGCAGCCAAAACGCGAGAATCGCTATTTCATTGCATGTAATTCACAAGACAAAGGCAATATCGCCAAGAAAATGTGTGAAGCGGCTTGTATTGCCTGTCAGAAGTGCGTGAAAGTTTGTGAGGAAGACGCAATCATCATTGAGAACAACCTTGCCAAAATCATTCAGGAAAAATGTACCGAATGTGGCAAGTGCGTGGAAGTTTGTCCGGTCAATGTCAATTGCATCATTTTGAAGCACGATCAGGGCGGACTGCCAGCTTATAAAAACGCCGCTTCTGCGCCGGCAAAAGTGTCGGAAGAAGCTGAATCGCTCAGAAAGGCGAGCTAA
- a CDS encoding SoxR reducing system RseC family protein, whose translation MKGRVLKVIDDKVELRLFCDAKKASMDGHCGACQALKTENNNSDIIIAQNTINAKIGDEVELGLKEHAELKSATILLMVPLAIFIVALGVANGLHLSVWASVLIGVLTLGITYASVKLIYKNKTYYYLLGGK comes from the coding sequence ATGAAAGGAAGAGTTTTAAAAGTTATTGATGACAAGGTGGAGCTACGGCTCTTTTGCGATGCCAAAAAAGCATCGATGGACGGGCACTGCGGGGCTTGCCAAGCGCTTAAAACGGAAAATAACAATTCCGATATCATTATTGCGCAGAACACCATTAATGCCAAAATCGGCGACGAAGTGGAGTTGGGCTTAAAAGAACATGCCGAGCTAAAGTCCGCTACGATTCTTTTGATGGTGCCGCTGGCGATTTTTATTGTTGCGTTAGGCGTGGCCAACGGGCTTCATCTATCGGTATGGGCGTCTGTATTGATAGGGGTTTTGACTTTGGGAATTACCTACGCAAGTGTTAAACTCATTTATAAAAATAAAACTTATTATTACTTATTGGGAGGGAAATAG
- the rfaE1 gene encoding D-glycero-beta-D-manno-heptose-7-phosphate kinase, producing the protein MERTKLTALFNSFREKSIAVIGDVMLDKYIIGEVTRVSPEAPVPVIDVHEESYRLGGAANVAMNIHSLGGSCLLFGVTGNDDIRTQLAYEMTLQEFSPDFLAIDPTRKTTCKTRVIAQNHHIVRIDTETKEPISDAIEQEILNGFTENISIISAVIFEDYNKGVLTKSLIHKITKLANQHDIPILVDPKRANFFEFQKCTVFKPNLKEISDAFGRTFKNTDKDVEEACRMLREKLKSKYILLTRGEKGVSIYNDTLTHIPSVALEVADVSGAGDTVIAVLTLGLSAGLTIVEAAKLANFAAGIVCGEVGAVAINKEKLFEYCLKHF; encoded by the coding sequence ATGGAGAGAACGAAGCTGACTGCACTATTCAATTCATTTCGCGAAAAAAGCATTGCGGTTATCGGCGATGTGATGCTGGATAAATACATCATTGGCGAAGTCACAAGGGTTTCACCTGAAGCGCCCGTTCCGGTAATTGATGTGCATGAAGAAAGCTATCGGCTTGGTGGCGCCGCCAATGTTGCCATGAATATTCATTCGCTGGGCGGCAGTTGCTTGCTTTTTGGCGTGACTGGCAATGACGACATCCGCACGCAGCTTGCTTATGAAATGACGCTCCAGGAATTTTCGCCAGATTTTTTAGCTATCGACCCAACACGAAAAACGACTTGCAAAACCCGCGTTATTGCACAAAATCATCATATCGTTAGAATCGACACCGAGACAAAAGAGCCCATTTCCGACGCCATTGAGCAGGAAATTCTGAATGGTTTTACGGAAAATATTTCCATCATTTCTGCGGTGATTTTTGAAGACTACAACAAAGGCGTTCTTACCAAGTCGCTTATTCATAAGATCACCAAACTCGCCAACCAACACGATATCCCGATTTTGGTCGATCCAAAACGCGCGAACTTTTTCGAATTTCAAAAATGCACGGTTTTCAAACCTAACCTCAAGGAAATCTCGGACGCGTTTGGCAGAACTTTCAAAAACACCGATAAAGATGTCGAAGAAGCCTGCCGGATGCTTCGCGAAAAATTAAAGTCAAAATATATTTTGCTGACTCGCGGCGAAAAAGGGGTTAGCATCTACAACGACACGCTCACGCATATTCCATCTGTTGCGCTTGAAGTGGCCGATGTATCCGGCGCAGGCGACACGGTGATCGCCGTTCTAACTTTAGGCCTATCGGCTGGCTTGACTATTGTTGAGGCTGCAAAACTGGCAAATTTTGCGGCGGGAATTGTTTGCGGAGAAGTGGGTGCGGTGGCCATCAACAAAGAGAAACTTTTTGAGTATTGCTTAAAACATTTTTAA
- a CDS encoding NAD+ synthase translates to MLALHYPTIEKILTKFIENEVKKFGFKRVVLGLSGGIDSAVSCSLATKALGKENVLAVMMPYKTSNPDSLNHATLLVKQLGIGSEVAEITPFVDAYFKQVPDASNLRKGNIMARARMMTLYDISARDAALVVGTSNKTELLLGYGTLFGDMASAINPIGDLYKTHIWALARHLEVPEPLITKKPSADLWEGQSDEDELGFTYQEVDELLYFMVEERLSDAEILEKGISKVFLDRVKRLVVRNQYKRMGPVIAKISSRTLGIDFRYARDWQVVK, encoded by the coding sequence GTGCTGGCACTGCATTATCCAACGATTGAAAAAATACTGACAAAATTTATTGAAAACGAAGTCAAGAAGTTCGGATTCAAACGAGTGGTTTTAGGCCTTTCGGGCGGAATCGACTCAGCCGTTTCGTGCAGCTTGGCAACGAAAGCGTTAGGAAAAGAAAATGTTTTGGCGGTTATGATGCCTTACAAAACGAGCAATCCTGATAGTTTAAATCATGCAACGCTTTTGGTGAAGCAGCTTGGCATTGGCTCGGAAGTCGCAGAAATCACGCCATTTGTGGATGCGTATTTTAAGCAAGTTCCTGACGCGAGCAATTTGCGAAAAGGCAACATCATGGCCAGAGCGCGCATGATGACGCTCTACGATATTTCCGCTCGCGATGCGGCGCTTGTTGTTGGCACAAGCAATAAGACAGAGTTGTTGTTAGGTTACGGTACGCTTTTCGGTGATATGGCCTCAGCGATTAATCCTATCGGTGATCTATACAAAACGCACATTTGGGCGCTTGCGCGTCACCTTGAAGTGCCGGAGCCGCTTATTACCAAAAAGCCGAGTGCCGATTTGTGGGAAGGCCAAAGCGATGAAGACGAGCTCGGATTTACTTATCAAGAAGTTGATGAATTGCTTTACTTCATGGTAGAAGAGCGCCTTAGCGATGCCGAAATTTTGGAAAAAGGTATTTCGAAAGTTTTTTTAGATAGGGTAAAACGATTGGTGGTAAGAAATCAGTACAAACGCATGGGACCGGTGATCGCGAAAATTTCCTCAAGAACGCTCGGCATCGATTTTCGTTACGCGCGCGATTGGCAAGTGGTCAAATAA
- a CDS encoding electron transport complex protein RnfA encodes MKEILIVIVSAIFVNNVVFARFLGICPYIGVSRKLDTALGMGFAVTFVMTLATAISYVLYNGILVPFGIEYMQTVMFILVIASLVQIVEIVLKKVSKALYSSLGIFLPLITTNCAILGVAILGNQQDYSFFMAVIFAFFSAIGFILAIVIFAGIREKIDTADVPEPFKNVPISFISAAILAMAFMGFSGLVK; translated from the coding sequence ATGAAAGAAATCTTAATTGTTATCGTCAGCGCGATTTTTGTCAATAACGTCGTTTTTGCGCGTTTTCTTGGCATTTGTCCTTATATCGGCGTTTCTCGCAAGTTAGATACGGCGCTCGGCATGGGCTTTGCCGTCACGTTTGTGATGACGCTCGCCACCGCCATTTCTTATGTCCTTTATAACGGCATTCTTGTTCCGTTCGGCATCGAGTACATGCAAACGGTCATGTTCATTTTGGTGATCGCATCGCTGGTGCAAATTGTGGAAATCGTGTTGAAAAAAGTGAGCAAGGCGCTGTATAGCTCGCTTGGTATTTTTTTGCCGCTGATTACCACGAACTGCGCAATTCTCGGTGTGGCCATCTTGGGAAACCAGCAAGACTATTCGTTTTTCATGGCGGTAATTTTCGCATTTTTCTCGGCCATCGGCTTCATTTTGGCCATCGTGATTTTTGCGGGCATTCGTGAAAAAATTGACACGGCTGATGTGCCTGAGCCATTCAAAAACGTGCCGATTAGCTTTATTTCGGCAGCGATTTTGGCGATGGCTTTTATGGGCTTTTCTGGCCTTGTAAAGTAA
- a CDS encoding arylesterase, translating into MKNAVLLSILLLFNTSLLSERLDPKSQSQAKAEKTILFFGNSITAGMGLRPSNAFPSLIQDKIDQLGWPFKVVNAGLSGETSAGGLRRINWILKKPADIFILELGANDGLRGISPETTKKNLQGIIDLAKKKNPAMKMIIAGMQVPPNLGKAYTDSFQQIFPELAKENRAQLIPFLLEGVGGQPNLNLPDGIHPNVEGHKMVAENVWKILEPLLKNDLN; encoded by the coding sequence ATGAAAAACGCCGTTCTGCTCTCAATTTTATTGTTATTTAATACTTCTTTGCTTTCCGAACGGCTCGATCCCAAAAGCCAATCGCAGGCAAAAGCCGAAAAAACGATTCTTTTTTTCGGAAATAGTATTACCGCTGGCATGGGACTTCGCCCAAGCAACGCCTTTCCTTCGCTCATTCAAGATAAAATAGATCAGCTTGGCTGGCCGTTTAAAGTGGTGAATGCCGGGCTAAGTGGCGAAACGTCTGCGGGCGGACTTCGGCGCATCAATTGGATTTTGAAAAAGCCTGCGGACATTTTCATTCTCGAGCTTGGCGCCAACGACGGCTTGCGCGGCATTTCGCCCGAAACCACCAAAAAAAATCTTCAAGGCATTATCGATTTGGCGAAAAAGAAAAATCCCGCTATGAAAATGATCATTGCGGGCATGCAAGTGCCACCAAACTTGGGCAAAGCCTATACCGATTCATTCCAGCAAATTTTTCCCGAGCTTGCCAAAGAAAATCGCGCCCAGCTTATTCCGTTTCTTCTTGAGGGCGTGGGCGGCCAGCCAAATTTGAACTTACCCGATGGCATTCATCCAAATGTGGAAGGCCATAAAATGGTCGCAGAAAATGTTTGGAAAATTCTGGAACCGCTGCTCAAAAATGATTTGAATTAA
- a CDS encoding RnfABCDGE type electron transport complex subunit G, translated as MKPVITLTLVGIISAALLAMVSDMTREPIAAAKAKMKREAIEDIFPFKIDSLKTLKTESGTFYEAIGASGELKGVAVEAATEKGYSGKIEILLGVSTAAKIYGYKVLSHAETPGLGDKITKPRFKEQFRNKDLNSGIWKVKKDGGFVDELTAATISSRAITDAVHNGLEMISKQYPNLSNQ; from the coding sequence ATGAAACCGGTTATTACTTTAACGCTTGTTGGGATTATTAGCGCGGCGCTGCTTGCTATGGTCAGCGACATGACGCGCGAGCCCATCGCGGCAGCCAAAGCCAAAATGAAGCGCGAAGCCATTGAAGATATTTTTCCCTTCAAAATCGATAGTCTGAAAACGCTAAAAACCGAAAGCGGCACGTTCTACGAAGCCATTGGCGCTTCGGGCGAATTGAAAGGCGTGGCCGTTGAAGCCGCTACGGAAAAAGGCTATTCGGGAAAAATTGAAATTTTGCTCGGTGTTTCGACTGCCGCTAAAATCTACGGCTATAAAGTGCTCTCGCACGCTGAAACGCCTGGCTTAGGCGACAAAATCACCAAGCCGAGATTTAAAGAGCAATTCAGAAACAAAGATTTGAATTCCGGGATTTGGAAAGTGAAGAAAGATGGCGGATTTGTTGACGAGCTCACCGCTGCCACGATTTCTTCACGCGCTATCACCGACGCGGTGCATAACGGCCTGGAAATGATTTCAAAACAATATCCAAATTTGTCGAACCAATGA